The DNA region CCCGGCCTGACACTCATGCCGAAGAGGCGAGTCTCTTCAGTCTGCCGCCGTCGCCGGTGAGCGGATACACCCCCTCGACCAGAGAGGCGATTGTTCCTGCTCGCAATTCCTCCGCGGAGCGAACTGTGACGTCAGCGACGAAGAAAGCTTCCGCGAAGAAAGCTGCGGGCCCGAAAAAGGCTGTTCCTGTAAAAAAGGCTGCCGTGAACAAAGCGCCTGCAAAGAAAGCTGTCGCTACAAAGGCGACCAAGTCTGCGTCGAAGAAGCCTGTTGTCGCAAAGAAGGTCGCCGCCAAGAAGACTTCCGTGAAGAAGAGCCCGGCTAAGAAGAGCCCGGCTAAAAAGACATTGAGTTCTGCCGCGAAGAAATCCAGTGCTCTGCGCGGCGGTAAGGGCGCCTCCAAAAAGACGTCCGGCAACAAGAGCACAGCCAGCAACAACAAACCAATGAAGAGAGGTACTACCTTGGCAACCAAGAAAGCAGCAGCAAAGAAGGCCCCTGCAAAGAAGGCAGCGGCAAAGAAGGCAGTAAAGAAGGCCCCGGCAAAGAAGGTCGCGGCAAAGAAGGCTCCTGCGAAGAAAGTCGCGGCAAAGAAGGCTCCTGCGAAGAAGGCAGCCGCAAAGAAGACCGCAAAGAAGTAAGCATTAACTAAGGCAAGCAAAAAGGCCCGGACACTCGATTGAGAGCCCGGGCCTTTTTGCGTCTGGCGGTATCTCTACTTCTTAGCTTCGGCGATTGCAGCGAGGACCTCTTCGCTATGGTGGTTCACTTGGACGTTGGGCCAGAACTTGACCACCTTACCCTGAGGCGAGATGAGGAATGTCTGCCGGCTGGCAAAGTGCATCGGTCCCACCGACTTTACGGGCACGCCGTATTCGTCGACTACTTTATGCTCGGGATCGGCCAGCATCTTGAAGCTGAAGGTGTCTTTCGCGCACCATGCTTTGTGGCTGGCGACTGTATCGAGGCTGACCCCGAGGACGACCGCATTCAGCGCATCGTACTTCGCCTGATCGCGCTGGAAGTTGTGTGCCTCGATAGTGCAGCCCTGGGTCTGGTCCTTCGGATAGAAGTAGAGGACAACCCATTTGCCTTTGAAATCACTGAGGCTGATGGGCTTGTCTTCCTGTGAGGGAAGGGTAAAGTTGGGCGCGGTCATACCGACCTTCACCGTGTCTGTATCGGCGGCATGTGCCTTCAGACC from Edaphobacter paludis includes:
- a CDS encoding peroxiredoxin; amino-acid sequence: MRKGIWIAAIIGLVATCGVGLKAHAADTDTVKVGMTAPNFTLPSQEDKPISLSDFKGKWVVLYFYPKDQTQGCTIEAHNFQRDQAKYDALNAVVLGVSLDTVASHKAWCAKDTFSFKMLADPEHKVVDEYGVPVKSVGPMHFASRQTFLISPQGKVVKFWPNVQVNHHSEEVLAAIAEAKK